A DNA window from Vagococcus penaei contains the following coding sequences:
- the lysS gene encoding lysine--tRNA ligase, producing the protein MNDQLIVRREKLAELREKGLDPFGARFERTHNSKELHETYDDKTKEELQELGLTATVAGRIMTKRGKGKVGFAHLQDREGQIQIYVRKDAVGEEEYDLFKHADLGDFVGVTGEIMKTDMGEVTIKPTSLTFLTKALRPLPDKYHGLTNVEQKYRQRYLDLISNKESFDRFVKRSEIIREVRNYLNENGYLEVETPTLHNIAGGAAARPFITHHNALDIDLYLRIALELHLKRLIVGGMEKVYEIGRVFRNEGIDTTHNPEFTMLEVYTAYTDYQDIMDLTEGIITTVADRVLGTRQLVYGEHELDLNSPWRRVHMVDAIKEETGVDFWKEMTDEEARAIAKEHDIELENHMSYGHVVNEFFEKYVEHTLIQPTFVYGHPVAISPLAKKNAEDPRFTDRFEVFIVGNEYGNAFTELNDPIDQRERFEAQMKEKDLGNDEAQGIDEDFVEALEYGMPPTGGLGIGIDRLVMLLTNAQSIRDVLLFPTMR; encoded by the coding sequence ATGAACGACCAATTAATCGTTAGAAGAGAAAAATTAGCGGAGTTACGTGAAAAGGGCTTAGATCCGTTTGGCGCTCGTTTTGAACGCACACATAATTCAAAAGAGTTACATGAAACATATGATGATAAAACTAAAGAAGAATTGCAAGAGCTTGGACTAACAGCGACTGTAGCTGGCCGTATTATGACGAAACGTGGTAAAGGTAAAGTAGGGTTTGCACATTTACAAGATAGAGAAGGACAAATTCAAATTTACGTTCGAAAAGATGCTGTTGGTGAAGAAGAATATGACTTATTCAAACATGCGGATTTAGGAGATTTCGTCGGTGTAACTGGTGAGATTATGAAAACCGACATGGGTGAAGTAACGATTAAACCAACGTCATTAACGTTCTTAACTAAAGCTTTACGTCCATTGCCGGATAAATACCACGGTTTAACGAATGTTGAACAAAAGTATCGTCAACGCTATCTGGATTTGATTAGTAACAAAGAAAGTTTTGACCGATTTGTCAAACGTAGTGAGATTATTCGTGAAGTTCGAAATTACTTAAATGAAAATGGCTACTTAGAAGTGGAGACACCAACCCTACATAATATTGCTGGTGGAGCAGCAGCCCGTCCATTCATTACACACCATAATGCGTTAGATATCGATTTATATCTAAGAATTGCGTTAGAGTTGCATTTAAAACGATTAATCGTTGGTGGTATGGAAAAAGTATATGAGATTGGTCGTGTTTTCCGAAATGAAGGAATTGATACAACTCATAATCCTGAATTCACAATGCTTGAAGTTTATACTGCTTATACTGATTATCAAGACATCATGGATTTAACTGAAGGTATTATTACAACTGTCGCTGATCGTGTTTTAGGCACACGTCAATTAGTTTATGGTGAGCATGAGTTAGATTTAAATAGTCCTTGGCGACGTGTCCATATGGTTGACGCCATCAAAGAAGAAACTGGTGTTGATTTCTGGAAAGAAATGACAGATGAAGAAGCTAGAGCCATTGCAAAAGAACATGATATTGAATTAGAAAATCACATGAGCTATGGCCATGTCGTTAATGAATTCTTTGAAAAATATGTTGAGCATACATTAATTCAACCGACATTTGTTTATGGGCACCCTGTTGCTATTTCACCTTTAGCTAAGAAAAATGCCGAAGATCCAAGATTTACAGATCGTTTTGAGGTCTTTATAGTAGGAAATGAGTATGGCAATGCATTTACTGAGTTAAATGATCCAATCGATCAGCGTGAACGCTTTGAAGCACAAATGAAAGAAAAAGATTTAGGAAATGATGAAGCTCAAGGGATTGATGAGGATTTTGTTGAAGCTTTAGAATATGGTATGCCTCCAACAGGTGGACTAGGAATTGGAATTGATCGTTTGGTTATGTTATTAACAAATGCGCAGTCAATTCGTGATGTATTATTATTCCCAACAATGAGATAA
- the dusB gene encoding tRNA dihydrouridine synthase DusB produces MAGISNSAFRVTVKEFGAGLVVCEMISDKGIKQRNKKTLDMLYIDETEHPLSLQIFGGNKENLVEAAQFVEAHTTADIIDINMGCPVNKVIKAEAGARWLLDPNKVYEMVEAVAGAVKIPVTVKMRIGWDDEHVFAVENAKAAESAGAAAVAMHGRTRVQMYEGKANWDVLKDVKQQLTIPFMGNGDVRTPEDAKRMLDYVGCDGVMIGRAALGNPWMIYRTKHYLETGELLEEPHPVEKITTAKLHLARLIALKGEKIGTLEFRQHAAYYLKGAPRAAKVKVAINQAQTHAEMLEALDTYVANLIAKGVIDK; encoded by the coding sequence ATGGCGGGTATCAGTAATTCAGCGTTCCGTGTCACAGTGAAAGAATTTGGTGCAGGCTTAGTTGTCTGCGAAATGATTAGTGATAAAGGGATTAAGCAACGAAACAAAAAGACTTTAGATATGCTATATATTGATGAGACAGAGCATCCGTTGAGTTTACAGATTTTTGGTGGAAACAAAGAAAATTTAGTCGAAGCCGCACAATTCGTTGAGGCGCATACGACTGCTGATATTATCGATATTAATATGGGGTGTCCAGTCAATAAAGTCATCAAAGCTGAAGCTGGTGCACGGTGGTTACTAGATCCGAATAAGGTGTATGAAATGGTAGAAGCTGTCGCTGGTGCGGTTAAGATCCCAGTGACCGTAAAAATGCGTATTGGCTGGGATGACGAACACGTCTTTGCGGTTGAAAATGCAAAGGCTGCTGAGAGCGCTGGAGCTGCAGCAGTTGCAATGCATGGTCGTACGCGTGTGCAAATGTACGAGGGTAAAGCTAATTGGGATGTATTAAAAGATGTTAAGCAGCAACTGACAATTCCTTTTATGGGAAACGGTGATGTGCGAACACCAGAAGACGCTAAACGTATGCTCGACTACGTTGGCTGCGACGGTGTGATGATTGGACGAGCTGCTTTAGGGAATCCTTGGATGATTTATCGGACAAAACACTATTTAGAAACGGGTGAATTACTTGAAGAACCTCACCCAGTGGAAAAAATCACAACAGCTAAACTACATTTAGCACGTTTAATAGCGTTGAAAGGTGAAAAAATTGGTACTTTGGAATTCCGTCAACATGCGGCTTACTATTTAAAGGGAGCTCCTCGTGCAGCAAAAGTCAAAGTAGCGATTAACCAAGCGCAAACCCATGCAGAAATGCTTGAAGCATTGGATACCTATGTTGCTAACTTGATTGCAAAAGGTGTTATCGATAAATAA
- the hslO gene encoding Hsp33 family molecular chaperone HslO — translation MTDYLVKALCYNGEIRAMAVRSTQVVAEAQQRHDTWRAATAALGRTLSASLMLGAMHKNNEKLTIKVQGNGPLGAIVVDADAKGNVKGYVQNAQVNLPANAVGKIDVRGAVGTEGSLTVIKDLGLKEPFTGQVPLVSGELAEDFTYYLANSEQVPSAVGLSVLVDNENDDKVKAAGGFMIQVMPGASEETISEIERRIADIPMVSKLLDSGETPENILYRLLGEENVEILETMPVQFFCNCSKDKFASAMITLGESELQSMIDEDEGAEAVCHFCGEKYFYTIDELTELIDQAKN, via the coding sequence ATGACAGATTATTTAGTAAAAGCATTATGTTACAATGGTGAAATTCGAGCGATGGCTGTTCGTTCAACACAAGTAGTGGCTGAAGCGCAACAACGTCATGATACATGGCGTGCAGCAACTGCAGCTTTAGGGAGAACATTAAGTGCTTCTCTAATGTTAGGTGCGATGCACAAGAATAATGAAAAACTAACCATTAAAGTTCAAGGTAATGGCCCTTTAGGAGCGATTGTTGTTGACGCAGATGCTAAAGGAAATGTAAAAGGCTACGTCCAAAATGCTCAAGTAAATTTACCTGCTAATGCCGTTGGGAAAATTGATGTCCGTGGAGCAGTTGGAACTGAAGGTAGTTTAACAGTCATTAAAGATTTAGGATTAAAAGAGCCATTTACAGGTCAGGTTCCTTTAGTATCTGGTGAATTAGCAGAAGACTTTACTTATTATTTAGCAAACTCTGAACAAGTCCCTTCTGCTGTCGGGTTGAGTGTACTCGTTGACAATGAGAATGACGACAAAGTGAAAGCAGCAGGAGGTTTTATGATTCAAGTTATGCCTGGTGCATCAGAAGAGACTATTTCTGAAATTGAGCGTCGAATCGCTGATATTCCGATGGTATCTAAATTACTTGATTCAGGTGAAACACCGGAAAATATTCTTTATCGCTTATTAGGTGAAGAAAATGTTGAAATCCTTGAAACGATGCCTGTACAGTTCTTTTGTAATTGTTCGAAAGATAAATTTGCTTCAGCGATGATCACATTAGGTGAAAGTGAATTGCAATCAATGATTGATGAAGATGAAGGTGCGGAAGCAGTTTGTCATTTCTGTGGCGAGAAGTATTTTTATACTATTGATGAATTGACTGAGCTTATTGATCAAGCGAAGAATTAG
- the mtnK gene encoding S-methyl-5-thioribose kinase → MTDLLEHFILQEYDVAEYISNHFPDYSCVENLDVSEIGDGNINYVFRVLDKETGKSLIVKQADKLLRSSGRELDINRNIIEYEALRIYQELVPCFVPKVYLYDEELALIVMEDISNFKNLRYELADRKIFPNLSEEISLYLTKTLLLTSDVIGESKIKKMRLKKFINPDMCDISEDLVFTEPYNNYKQRNIITPENEEFVKKIIYQNQILISEVAKLRYRFMNCSEALIHGDLHSGSIFINDFGLKVIDPEFAFYGPMGYDIGNVLAHLTISLVQSYYVNYQKEFSNWLLKTIADIFDLIMIKMDKLYVKNVRLSLYQLGSFKNSFFNQIKSDSLGYAGTEIIRRIIGDSKVLEVTDVPNCQMEQNLLLIGSDLIIHRNELNTGSELAKIIINRLEKREKLC, encoded by the coding sequence GTGACTGATTTACTAGAACATTTTATTTTGCAAGAATATGACGTTGCTGAGTATATTAGCAACCATTTTCCAGATTATAGCTGTGTAGAAAATTTAGATGTTAGTGAAATTGGTGATGGTAACATTAATTATGTCTTTCGTGTCTTGGATAAAGAAACAGGGAAAAGTCTAATTGTTAAGCAAGCAGACAAATTATTGCGATCATCTGGTCGAGAATTGGATATTAATCGTAATATAATTGAATATGAAGCACTAAGAATTTATCAAGAACTAGTTCCATGTTTTGTACCTAAAGTTTATCTATATGATGAAGAACTTGCTCTAATAGTAATGGAAGATATTTCTAATTTTAAAAATTTGCGTTATGAACTAGCTGACAGAAAAATTTTCCCGAATTTAAGTGAAGAAATCAGTTTATATTTAACTAAAACTCTATTATTAACTTCTGATGTAATAGGTGAATCTAAAATTAAAAAAATGCGTTTAAAAAAATTTATAAATCCTGATATGTGTGATATTAGTGAAGATCTTGTCTTTACTGAACCTTATAATAATTATAAACAACGTAATATTATTACACCTGAAAATGAGGAATTTGTAAAGAAAATAATTTATCAAAACCAAATTTTAATATCTGAAGTTGCTAAATTACGCTACCGTTTTATGAACTGTTCCGAAGCACTGATTCATGGTGATCTGCATTCAGGCTCTATTTTTATTAATGATTTTGGCTTAAAAGTTATTGATCCAGAGTTTGCTTTTTATGGTCCTATGGGATACGATATTGGCAATGTTTTGGCACATTTGACAATATCTTTAGTTCAAAGTTATTACGTAAACTATCAAAAAGAATTTTCAAATTGGTTACTTAAAACCATTGCTGATATTTTTGATTTAATTATGATTAAGATGGATAAACTTTATGTAAAAAATGTCAGATTATCTTTGTATCAGTTAGGCTCATTTAAAAATAGTTTCTTTAATCAGATTAAGTCGGATAGCTTAGGCTACGCTGGTACTGAAATTATTCGTCGTATTATTGGGGATTCAAAAGTTCTTGAAGTGACCGATGTGCCAAACTGCCAAATGGAACAGAATTTATTGCTAATTGGATCGGATTTAATTATTCATAGAAATGAATTAAATACAGGTTCTGAATTAGCAAAAATAATCATTAATAGATTAGAAAAGAGAGAAAAATTATGTTAA